Below is a window of Catalinimonas alkaloidigena DNA.
TCATGGAGTTTACTTTTTTACCACGGAGACATGAAGAGCACAGAGGAGCACGGAGCTCGTTACTCGGATTTGGAGTTGGCTTTGTCGATGATGACGGCCAGGAGAATCACCGCGCCTTTCACCACCTGCTGCCAGAACGGAGAGACGTTGAGGAGTACCAGCCCGTTGTTCAGCACCCCGATGATGATGGCGCCCTGCACCGTGCCGAGGATGCTGCCCCGCCCACCGGACAGCGATGTGCCGCCGATCACCACCGCCGCGATGGAATCCAGTTCGTAACTGATGCCCGCGTTGGGCTGGGCCGAGTCGAGCCGGGACGTCACCAGCAAGCCACCTACCGCGGCCAGCGCTCCAGCGATGCTGTAGACGATGATTTTGATACGGTTAATGTTCACCCCGGAGAGGCGAGCCGCACTTTCACTCCCGCCGATGGCGTAGATGTAGCGCCCCAGCCGCGTTTTGGTCGTGACGCCCACCGCCAGCAACACGATGATCCCGGAAATCCAGACGGGCACCGGCATGCCCAGGAACCAGCCCGTCCCCAGAAACGCAAAGTTTTCGCCCAGACCGGTGATGGGAAACCCTTCCGTCCAGAGCATCGTCAGGCCGCGCGCAATGGTCAGCATCGCCAGCGTCGCCACGAACGGCGGAATCTTGAATTTGGTGATCGTCCAGCCGTTGAACCAGCCCAGCAAACTGCCCGTCAGCAGTCCGGCCAGGCAGCCACCCAGCACCGTAAAGCCGATGTAGAGGTCGTTCGATGGGAACGGAATGCCATTTTTGAGCAAGCCCGCCGTCACCGCTCCGCACAGGGCCAGGATCGAGCCGACCGACAAATCAATGCCGCCGGTCAGCACCACGAGGGTCATCCCCACCGAAATGCAGACGTTGACAGAAATCTGACGCAGGACGTTCCAGCCGTTGTCGATCGTGAAGAATCGATCAGACAGCAATCCGATTAGGAGACACAAGACAAACAGTGCAATCAGCGATTGCAGCTTGACGAGGTACGTGCGGTAATTGGTCGTAGTGGGAGCGGTGAGTTCCATAAGTTATTTTTTTCGTCGCAAAGCGACTTTGTTTAGCTTCTACTATTCACAACAGGTTTCAGGACTTTCATAAAGCCTGTCCCTGGTTTCAGGTTGTACCTGAAACTTATGTACACAGGGAAGTTTTTAACTTCCTGAAAAAGGAAGTGTATACAGTGCGGGAAGTTGAAAACTTCCCTGTGTTCGTGTGGCTTCAGCATGATGCTGAAGCCAGTAGATGAGTAGGCTATCTCTCGATTTCATCAGCTTTGGATTTTTTTCATTTTTCAACCGCCACCTCCGTCGAGGCGGGAATGGCGGCTTTGAGAATCTGGTCTTCGGACGCGCCTTTGGCCGGCAGGTTGGCGGTCAGGCAACCTTCGCTCATCACCAGAATCCTGTCGGACAGCGCCAGGATTTCCGGCAGTTCGGAAGAGACGACCAGGATACCCATTCCCTCGCGGGCGAGCTGGACGATGAGTTTGTAGATTTCATTTTTGGCGTGGATGTCAATGCCCCGCGTCGGTTCGTCCAGCAACAGGAGTTTCGGTTGCGTCGCCATCCATTTCGCCAGGACGATTTTCTGCTGATTTCCCCCGCTCAGATTCCGGGCGAGCTGCGTCTCCGAAGGCGTTTTGATACCCAGGTGGCCGATGTATTTTTTCGCCATCGCCGTCTCGCTGCCACCGTCCAGCACGACGCCCATCCGTTCCAGTTGATCCAAGTTGGTTAGGCTAATGTTCGTTTTCACGTCGAGGCCCAGCACCAACCCGTCCTGTTTCCGATCTTCCGGTACGAGGGCCAGTCCCGCCCGGATCGCATCCTGCGGCGAACGGAATGTCATCGCCTCGCCCTCCATGTGGATCATGCCCCGCGAACGTTTCGGGTAAAGGCCGAAGAGGGTTTCGAGTAACTCGGTACGTCCGGCCCCCATCAGGCCGAACAAGCCCACGATCTCCCCTTTCCCGACCGTGAAGCAGATTTCTTTCAATTGATCGTCGTTCCTGCGAACGGGATGTTTCAGACACAGCTTCTCAACTTTCAGGAGCGTCTGATGTGTGGTGGCGGGTGTCTCCCGTTGGATGACGTGCACATCGCGCCCCACCATCTTGCGGATCAGCGCATCGGGCGTCATACCCTGCATTTCGCCCGCGTCGATGGAGCGACCGTCGCGCAACACCACGTAGCGATCCGCGATGCGAAACAGCTCGTCCAGCTTGTGCGAAATGTAGACCACCGCTTTCCCGTCGCGGCGTAGGTCTTCGATGATGCGGAACAGGACTTCCACCTCACTGTCGCTGATCGCCGACGTGGGTTCGTCCATGATGATCACCTCGGCGTCGAGCAACAGGGCTTTCGCCATCTCGACCACCTGTTGTTGTCCTACTTTGAGTGAGGCCACTTTCACATCAGGGTCGATCGGGAGTTGTAGTCGCCTCAACAATTCCTGGCTCTTCGCGCGCATCGCTTTTTTGTCGAGTAGTCCCCAGCGCGTCAGCATCTCCCGCCCGAGGAAAATATTCTCCTGCACCGAGAGGTAGGGAATCAGGTTCAGTTCCTGGTGGATGATGGCGATGCCCGCGTCCTGCGCCTCGCGCGGCGTCTGAAACCGCACCACCTCCCCTTTGTACCGCACCTGCCCTTCGTAGTCGGCATAGACTCCCGACAGGATCTTCATCAGGGTCGACTTGCCTGCTCCGTTTTCCCCCAGCACCGCCGTCACCTGCCCACCGGGAAACGACAGATTGACGCCGTCGAGCGCCGTGACGCCCGCAAATCGCTTGGTGATGTGTTCGGCAACGAGCATGGGGAGGGAGTTAAGAGTTTTGAGTTAAAAGTTTAACGTGCTATGAGTTTTCTTCAGATACGCTGGAAGGTTGGCTTTCAAGAGAAATGGGAATGATCTCAATGCTCTTTAGATCCAAATGCGCTTTGTTGAGTTGGATGGCTCCGGTGAAGTGGACCTGCTCTCCGACCTTCGCCTGTTGCTTGAAGGGTGGTACCACGTTTTGCCGGATGATGGCGTTGAGTTCTTCGGAGATGTAGTTGATGTCCATCGTGTTGTCGAATTCCTGGATGTCGACCAGTCCCGACGCATCGCGCACGGCATTCCCGAAAATGAACTCGGTAGCAAGTCGCACGTCTGTCCCCCCTTTTAGTGCCAGCGTCATGTCGTTTTCGTGGATGGCGGTCAGGGTGCCTTCGCCTTTCACGAGGAAATACCGCAGGTTGCCGATGCCCAATGCATTCGAGTGCTTCTCAAAGGTGGCTTCCGGTTGCGTGCGCAGGAGGGTAACCAGCGTATCCAGTTCCTGCGCCTCTTGCAGGCGTGGCGGCAGGGTTTCGGTCCACATGCGTTCGGCGTACGCTTTCGCGTCGAACTGGCGGGTGGTCGCTTCGGCCTGCACTTCGCTCAGTTTCCGGAAGTAGACCGAGTTGTAGAGCAACAGCAGCGCTACGGCCGCGATGATCGCGTATTTGACTCCCTTTTGCATCTCAGTTCGTGTATTCGTTCACGTTGTCCTGCGTCACCAGCTCCACCGCCACCGGCACCTTCTGTGGAAACTCTTTCTTTCCTTCGAAATACTGGTGAGCATACTGCGCGGCGGTCTTCGCCATCTCCTTCGGGTACTGCATCCCCGTCGCCATCACTTTTCCTTCCGCGATGGAATGGATCACGTCGTCGGCCCCGTCGAAGCCGAACACTTTCACCTTGTCGCCCCGCCCCGACGCCAGAAGCGCCTGGTAGGCACCCATCGCCATGGCGTCGTTGCCGCAGAACACCGCGTCGATGTCGGGATGCGCCTGCAGGATCGATTCCAGCACTTCCATCGCCTTGTTCCGGTCGAAGTCCGCACTTTGCTGCGCCACCATTTCCAGATCGGGGTAATGATCGACCACGCTGTGAAAGCCCTTCGAGCGATTCCAGGTATTGTTGTCGCCCACCAGTCCCAGAATCTCCACGTACCTGCCCCGCTTGTTCATCGTCTCCACAAAGTACTTCCCGATGGCCACGCAGCCGGAGTAATTGTCGGAGAGAATCTGTGACGCGGCCGCATCGGGCGTATTCACTTCACGGTCCATGCAAAAGACCGGGATACCCGCCTCCTTGGCTTTCCGCACGTTGACGATGGAACCGTCCGCATCGGTCGGGTTGAAGAGGATGGCGTCGAACCCGGAAACAATGGCGTTCTCAAAGTGGTCGGTTTCCAGCGCCGTGTTGTTCTGCGAATCGAAGATTTTGGCTTCGTAGCCCAGCGCCTCGGCCTCGGCGGCGGCGGTTTCGCCCAGCACCACGAACCAGGGATTGTTCAGGGTCGAGATGATCACCGCTACCTTCTTGGGCTGCGCCTCCCCGCCCTTTTCACCGCATGCACTCAGCCAAAGCAAGGGCAGCATCAGGAACAGGTGTTTACTAAATTTTAGTGCAATCATCGTGGTGGCGTTGGTTAGTTCTATTTTCTATTTTCCCATTTATTGTCATTTCGAGCGAACGCGACCGGGCGGCCGGGGCCGAAATCTCGTTCCAGAAATAAGGAGATCTCTCACCGCTGCGGCGGACCGCATGCGTTCGAGATGACAAGTCAATGAGAAAGTTGTCTACTGTAAAAGAGACCCTTTCCCTTCCCTTTATAACGCTTTCGGGAGGACCGTAACGATCACCCGTTGATACCGCGTCAGGGCGGGCGTTCCCGCATCGGTCACCTTCAGAATGATGTGTATCGTTTGCGGTTCCGGCACCGACGGCGCTACAAACGTGGCTTTCTTCTGATCCTTCCCTTCCAGCGGGATCGGTTTGCGCATCGCGTAGGTGCCCGGCTCCGGGTAATAGAGCCATTCGTACCGCAGGGCGTCTTTGTCCGGATCGCTCGACCCTTCGGCACTCAACTGCACCGTTTCGCCCTCCCGGACGGTCAACATGTGGTCGTGAGCCAGTTTGGCTACCGGCGGATGATTGGCCTTTTTGTAGGATTGAACGGTCCAGTCCATGCGGGCGGCGAAGTCGTTCTGAAACGCCTCGCGCCACCGCCAGAGCGTCGCCTTGTTGCTGGTGTGGTAGGCACTGTCGTGGCCCAGCACCTCGTCGACGGCGTCGGTCCAGAGCGGACGGGTTTCGGGCTCGTAGAACCATTTCTCCGTGCGGGGCTGATACAATTCGTAGCGTCCGCCCCAGCTTCCCCAATTCGGGTGTTCCGGGTCGCTCAGTCCGTTCTCGATCAACCAGAGGAAACTCGGCGTATCGCCTTCCATTAGGTATTCGATCAAGGGATACTGGGCACCCAACGGACCGTGGTTCTGAATATTTTCCTTCACCCAGTCGTTGTTCACGAGGCTGAAATCTGCCCCGCCGAACCGTCCGTGAAACTGGTCGCCGCTGATGCCGCTCCAGGTGGCGTAGTGGTAGGCTCCGGCCGCATGGTAGCCGGGACTTGCGATGTAAAACAGGTTCGGAAAGGTTTTGCGTAGCCACGGTCCGGCGTCGTCCTGGTCAGAAATGGTGTAGACGCGCAGCTTCGACACAAACCGGTCGAGTTCCTCTGGCGAACGGGTCATTTTCACCTTCCAAAGGGCCTGCGCCAAGCAGTTGCTTC
It encodes the following:
- a CDS encoding ABC transporter permease, whose translation is MELTAPTTTNYRTYLVKLQSLIALFVLCLLIGLLSDRFFTIDNGWNVLRQISVNVCISVGMTLVVLTGGIDLSVGSILALCGAVTAGLLKNGIPFPSNDLYIGFTVLGGCLAGLLTGSLLGWFNGWTITKFKIPPFVATLAMLTIARGLTMLWTEGFPITGLGENFAFLGTGWFLGMPVPVWISGIIVLLAVGVTTKTRLGRYIYAIGGSESAARLSGVNINRIKIIVYSIAGALAAVGGLLVTSRLDSAQPNAGISYELDSIAAVVIGGTSLSGGRGSILGTVQGAIIIGVLNNGLVLLNVSPFWQQVVKGAVILLAVIIDKANSKSE
- a CDS encoding sugar ABC transporter ATP-binding protein is translated as MLVAEHITKRFAGVTALDGVNLSFPGGQVTAVLGENGAGKSTLMKILSGVYADYEGQVRYKGEVVRFQTPREAQDAGIAIIHQELNLIPYLSVQENIFLGREMLTRWGLLDKKAMRAKSQELLRRLQLPIDPDVKVASLKVGQQQVVEMAKALLLDAEVIIMDEPTSAISDSEVEVLFRIIEDLRRDGKAVVYISHKLDELFRIADRYVVLRDGRSIDAGEMQGMTPDALIRKMVGRDVHVIQRETPATTHQTLLKVEKLCLKHPVRRNDDQLKEICFTVGKGEIVGLFGLMGAGRTELLETLFGLYPKRSRGMIHMEGEAMTFRSPQDAIRAGLALVPEDRKQDGLVLGLDVKTNISLTNLDQLERMGVVLDGGSETAMAKKYIGHLGIKTPSETQLARNLSGGNQQKIVLAKWMATQPKLLLLDEPTRGIDIHAKNEIYKLIVQLAREGMGILVVSSELPEILALSDRILVMSEGCLTANLPAKGASEDQILKAAIPASTEVAVEK
- a CDS encoding DUF2291 domain-containing protein, with protein sequence MQKGVKYAIIAAVALLLLYNSVYFRKLSEVQAEATTRQFDAKAYAERMWTETLPPRLQEAQELDTLVTLLRTQPEATFEKHSNALGIGNLRYFLVKGEGTLTAIHENDMTLALKGGTDVRLATEFIFGNAVRDASGLVDIQEFDNTMDINYISEELNAIIRQNVVPPFKQQAKVGEQVHFTGAIQLNKAHLDLKSIEIIPISLESQPSSVSEENS
- a CDS encoding D-ribose ABC transporter substrate-binding protein, with amino-acid sequence MLPLLWLSACGEKGGEAQPKKVAVIISTLNNPWFVVLGETAAAEAEALGYEAKIFDSQNNTALETDHFENAIVSGFDAILFNPTDADGSIVNVRKAKEAGIPVFCMDREVNTPDAAASQILSDNYSGCVAIGKYFVETMNKRGRYVEILGLVGDNNTWNRSKGFHSVVDHYPDLEMVAQQSADFDRNKAMEVLESILQAHPDIDAVFCGNDAMAMGAYQALLASGRGDKVKVFGFDGADDVIHSIAEGKVMATGMQYPKEMAKTAAQYAHQYFEGKKEFPQKVPVAVELVTQDNVNEYTN
- a CDS encoding DUF1593 domain-containing protein gives rise to the protein MHHHSLTYYLLLLLFLPLLSWAQEPAQKRRVLILTDIENEPDDAMSMVRFMLYTNQFDTEGLVATTSTHQRDKVADWRIREIVEAYGKVRDNLLKHEPGYPPADTLLSRIKRGYADFGMQAVGPGKDSEGSAWIIEVVDRDDPRPVYVPVWGGSNCLAQALWKVKMTRSPEELDRFVSKLRVYTISDQDDAGPWLRKTFPNLFYIASPGYHAAGAYHYATWSGISGDQFHGRFGGADFSLVNNDWVKENIQNHGPLGAQYPLIEYLMEGDTPSFLWLIENGLSDPEHPNWGSWGGRYELYQPRTEKWFYEPETRPLWTDAVDEVLGHDSAYHTSNKATLWRWREAFQNDFAARMDWTVQSYKKANHPPVAKLAHDHMLTVREGETVQLSAEGSSDPDKDALRYEWLYYPEPGTYAMRKPIPLEGKDQKKATFVAPSVPEPQTIHIILKVTDAGTPALTRYQRVIVTVLPKAL